In Topomyia yanbarensis strain Yona2022 chromosome 2, ASM3024719v1, whole genome shotgun sequence, one DNA window encodes the following:
- the LOC131679273 gene encoding NTF2-related export protein, with amino-acid sequence MTTVIEPDLRTKIDTACRTAEEFTKLYYESVDKKRHQMARLYMDNGLLVWNGNGATGKDNIQKYFQELPRSEHIMSTLDAQPIVDDAVSSQLTFIIQVSGTVKFQDNPTKPFQQTFMITAQGDKWKIASDCFRLQDAIF; translated from the exons ATGACGACTGTTATCGAACCG GATCTCCGCACCAAAATCGACACCGCTTGCCGGACTGCCGAAGAATTCACCAAACTATACTACGAAAGCGTTGATAAAAAGCGCCACCAGATGGCTCGACTTTACATGGACAATGGCCTGCTGGTGTGGAATGGAAACGGTGCTACCGGCAAGGACAACATTCAAAAATACTTCCAGGAGCTGCCCAGATCGGAACACATTATGAGCACCTTGGACGCGCAACCCATTGTCGATGATGCCGTTTCGTCACAGTTGACCTTCATTATTCAGGTATCGGGAACGGTCAAGTTCCAGGACAACCCGACGAAACCATTTCAACAGACGTTCATGATTACGGCGCAGGGCGACAAGTGGAAAATTGCTAGCGATTGCTTCCGGCTACAAGATGCAATTTTCTAA
- the LOC131681796 gene encoding gastrulation defective protein 1 homolog — protein sequence MNKGKITFGKIQLKTATANSDEPTPSSSGFGSFGRTEPPPGPIPPGSNADVEKLSSDLENSRMQELMGITGFGRKAKQFDINEMIQKAKQNAPRAEVDHDAIPNPSGESSEVDDDDSEAEAVGPMPSLMVSSEGDITKGKKERKQQRAGEGSDDSDIDEDDDDFDEDAPINKIPNSHEVEMRHGSKAVISLAADSSGVRLASGSVDYNLNFWDFSGMDKSMKSFRSLQPCENHPIRDLAYSSTGDMILVVSGSSQAKVLDRDGFEKMECVKGDQYITDMMRTKGHVAGLTGGSWNFAKKEEFLTSAMDSTLRTWVFAKSKEQKNVIKTRAQGGLKTIPTCCTYNRDATLIAAGCSDGSIQTWDTRRMFVSTTHCVRDAHTKGNDISSVLFSYAGQTLATRSTDETLKLWDMRAFKKPLHVFGNLFSRYDTTDCCFSPDDTMILTGESLPKGQKLSNLYFFDTKTFETVSTIPITDSHIIRTHWHPKLNQIFIGCGNGIIRGLYDEKRSMRGAKLCVVRTYRKKKDMEMVGAAQVITPHALPMFRQEKSRSHRKKLEKDRLDPVKSKRPDLPITSGQGGRVASSGGTLSSYVIRNLGLSKRVEDDQDPREAILKYAKEAAENPYWIAPAYTKTQPKPIFNIEDEPDSKKPKTE from the exons ATGAATAAAGGAAAAATAACTTTCGGGAAAATTCAACTTAAGACAGCAACCGCGAACAGCGATGAGCCAACTCCATCAA GTTCCGGTTTCGGCTCTTTCGGTCGTACTGAACCACCACCAGGACCCATACCGCCTGGTTCCAATGCCGACGTAGAAAAACTTTCCAGCGATTTGGAAAACAGTCGTATGCAGGAGCTAATGGGTATCACTGGATTTGGTCGGAAGGCAAAACAGTTCGACATCAACGAAATGATTCAGAAAGCAAAGCAAAACGCCCCCAGAGCCGAGGTGGATCACGATGCTATTCCCAATCCGTCAGGAGAATCGTCAGAAGTAGACGACGACGACAGTGAAGCGGAAGCCGTTGGGCCGATGCCTTCGCTGATGGTATCGTCTGAAGGCGATATTACCAAGGGTAAGAAAGAACGCAAACAGCAACGCGCAGGTGAAGGTAGTGATGATAGCGACATTGACGAGGATGACGACGATTTTGATGAGGATGCTCCGATCAACAAGATTCCAAATTCTCACGAAGTTGAGATGCGACACGGCTCTAAAGCTGTCATATCACTAGCAGCCGATTCCTCTGGAGTGCGATTGGCTTCCGGGTCGGTGGATTATAATTTAAACTTCTGGGATTTCTCCGGTATGGACAAGTCGATGAAGAGTTTCCGAAGTTTACAGCCATGTGAAAATCATCCAATCAGAGATTTAGCTTATTCCAGCACGGGAGACATGATTCTTGTGGTTTCTGGAAGTTCACAGGCGAAGGTGTTGGATCGAGATGGGTTCGAAAAAATGGAATGTGTAAAAGGTGATCAGTATATAACGGATATGATGCGGACAAAAGGGCACGTAGCAGGATTGACGGGTGGAAGCTGGAATTTTGCCAAAAAGGAAGAGTTTTTGACTAGTGCCATGGATTCTACGTTGCGAACATGGGTTTTTGCAAAGTCCAAGGAACAGAAAAATGTCATAAAGACGCGAGCCCAAGGTGGGCTCAAAACGATTCCAACTTGCTGTACTTATAATCGTGATGCGACCTTAATAGCAGCTGGATGCAGTGATGGATCGATACAAACATGGGACACTAGGAGGATGTTTGTTAGTACAACTCATTGCGTCCGTGATGCCCATACTAAAGGCAACGATATTTCGTCGGTTTTATTCTCCTACGCTGGTCAAACCCTGGCAACAAGATCAACTGATGAAACCCTCAAACTGTGGGATATGAGAGCATTTAAAAAACCGCTGCACGTTTTCGGGAATCTATTTTCTCGCTACGATACGACTGATTGTTGCTTCAGTCCTGATGACACTATGATACTTACGGGGGAATCACTTCCAAAGGGACAGAAACTATCCAATCTATACTTCTTCGACACCAAAACTTTTGAAACTGTGTCAACCATTCCCATCACAGATTCGCATATTATTCGAACGCACTGGCATCCAAAGCTGAACCAGATATTCATCGGTTGCGGTAACGGAATCATTCGTGGATTATACGATGAAAAACGAAGCATGAGAGGAGCTAAACTATGTGTAGTACGAACATACCGCAAGAAAAAAGACATGGAGATGGTTGGAGCCGCGCAGGTCATTACTCCTCATGCTCTTCCCATGTTCCGCCAAGAGAAATCGCGTTCCCACCGAAAGAAACTGGAGAAGGATCGTCTGGATCCGGTGAAATCAAAACGACCCGATTTGCCTATCACAAGCGGACAGGGAGGACGTGTCGCTAGCTCTGGAGGAACTCTTTCATCATATGTTATCAGAAATTTGGGTCTCAGCAAACGGGTTGAAGATGACCAGGATCCGCGTGAGGCAATCTTAAAGTACGCTAAAGAAGCAGCTGAAAATCCTTATTGGATTGCTCCAGCTTATACGAAGACACAACCGAAACCAATATTCAACATCGAAGATGAACCAGACAGTAAGAAACCTAAAACcgaataa